One Camelus bactrianus isolate YW-2024 breed Bactrian camel chromosome 26, ASM4877302v1, whole genome shotgun sequence genomic window, CCACCCGGACGGGTTAGACCGCGGCGACCGACGTCTCTGGTCACCGGCACCTCAGGCTGCGGTTTCGATGAGACTCGCCCGCGAGCTGGTTTCGATTAGgcagccaggagggagggagggagggcggagcGGCCAGAACGCGAGGAGCGAACTAGGGACGAGCGGCGGAGCGCGGACGGCCCCGGGCCGGAGACAAAGAGTGGCCGGAGGAGAACTGGGCTCAGAACTCCGTGCTCAGGACCccgggagcggcggcggcggcgcgcgtACGGACTTCGGGGGACCGGAGCCTGAGGCGCTCTCTGGGAGACCAGAGCCTGAAGCGCTCTCCCGGGGCGCGAAGGCTGAGAGTGCAAGGCGGCGGAGGCGGAGGAGGCGGCAGGTGCGCCGTCCAGGATGCGGACGCCGGTGGTGATGACGCTGGGCATGGTGCTCGCGCCCTGCGGGCTGCTGCTCACCTTGACAAGCACGCTGACGCCCGGCTGGCGGCTGGTGAAGGGCTTTCTCGACCAGCCGGTGGACGTTGTGTTGTACCAGGGCCTGTGGGACATGTGCCGCGAGCAGAGCAGCCGCGAGCGCCAGTGCGGCCAGCCGGACGACTTGGGCTACTTCACGGCAGAGCCCGTGCGGGTGGCGCGGGGACTCATGATCACGTCGCTGGCCATCACGGCCGTGGGGCTGCTGCTGGCGACGCTCGGCGTGCGCTGTTGGCAGGACGAGCCCCACTTCGCACTGGCCGGCCTTTCTGGCGTCCTGCTCTTCGCCGCAGGCTTCTTGAGCCTCATCCCAGTCTCCTGGTACAACCACTTCTTGGCGGATCGCGCCGTCCTGCCCGTCCAGGCCAGCCCGGTCACCGTGCAGGTCGGCTACAGCCTGGTGCTGGGCTACCTGGGCAGCTGCCTACTGCTGCTGGGCGGCTTCTCGCTGGCGCTCAGCTTCGCGCCCTGGTGCGCAGAGTGCTGCCACAGCTGCCGCAAGGAGACCCCGGACAACCTGCGCCGCAGCAGCATCAGCACCGTGTACGTGGACTGGCCCGAGCCGGCGCTCACGCCAGCCATCAAGTACTACAGCGACGGCCAGCACCGGCCGCGCCCCGCCCAGATCGGCGCCTCCAGCCAGCGCAAGGTCGGCTTTCCGATGCCTCGGCCGCCGCCCAAGGCGTACACCAACCCGGTGGATGTGCTGGACGGAGAGAAGGCTCCTGACTCCCACCACGGCGGGTCCTCCCTTAGCACCAGACCCTGCGGCAGCGCGCTGCCCTGCGACTCTGACCTGTAAGCGGCGCCCCCAGCCTGCAATGGTCAGGCCCTGTCTGGATGAAGGACTTAACACCAGGGTCCAACCTTGAACCTGACTGTTACCTTCCCACTGGAAAAACCTGGCTCGGAGTCGGACCCCCGGACACATTCCAGTAACTGATTTGGAGGGCGATCTTACTTTCCTGTGGCCAAAGTCGACTCCTTGAGACGGGATGATTAGTTCAGGTtgggtttggttttctttttatagaGTTTAGTGTTCCTCCCCAGAGGGATCAGGGTCCCCTTATGGAGCAGCAGGCTTTTCATATGTTAGgctgaaagatataaaaaaggAGACTTTACATTATGTTGACCCGAAACAATAACAACAGGGTGTCAAAATCAGCAAATAGAGGCTCAAGATTGATTTAACACCTTGAAACAACAACATTCTGAAATGCCAATGAATCCTGCATCAATAcgattattttttttccccactgtataATTCATTTTCATGCAAACTCAAGAGGCCAGTATATTTCTGGCTATATTTCAATGAGGCTCTTAGAATAAATGTAGAGCCATGAAAATACCAGCAGCTTTAGTGGCTTTTATGGAACGAAATAACCTGATTAACTTGTATT contains:
- the CLDN23 gene encoding claudin-23, translating into MRTPVVMTLGMVLAPCGLLLTLTSTLTPGWRLVKGFLDQPVDVVLYQGLWDMCREQSSRERQCGQPDDLGYFTAEPVRVARGLMITSLAITAVGLLLATLGVRCWQDEPHFALAGLSGVLLFAAGFLSLIPVSWYNHFLADRAVLPVQASPVTVQVGYSLVLGYLGSCLLLLGGFSLALSFAPWCAECCHSCRKETPDNLRRSSISTVYVDWPEPALTPAIKYYSDGQHRPRPAQIGASSQRKVGFPMPRPPPKAYTNPVDVLDGEKAPDSHHGGSSLSTRPCGSALPCDSDL